The following coding sequences are from one Cydia splendana chromosome 15, ilCydSple1.2, whole genome shotgun sequence window:
- the LOC134797425 gene encoding 26S proteasome regulatory subunit 7, with amino-acid sequence MPDHLGDDMRKVKDDKEEPEKEIKSLDEGDIALLKSYGQGQYTKIIKEVEEGIQTVMKRVNELTGIKESDTGLAPPALWDLAADKQTLQNEQPLQVARCTKIINADSNDPKYIINVKQFAKFVVDLADSVAPTDIEEGMRVGVDRNKYQIHIPLPPKIDPTVTMMQVEEKPDVTYSDVGGCKEQIEKLREVVETPLLHPEKFVKLGIEPPKGVLLFGPPGTGKTLCARAVANRTDACFIRVIGSELVQKYVGEGARMVRELFEMARSKKACLIFFDEIDAIGGARFDDGAGGDNEVQRTMLELINQLDGFDPRGNIKVLMATNRPDTLDPALMRPGRLDRKVEFGLPDLEGRAHIFRIHARSMSVERDIRFDLLARLCPNSTGAEIRSVCTEAGMFAIRARRKVATEKDFLEAVNKVIKSYAKFSATPRYMTYN; translated from the exons atgccGGATCATTTAGGAGATGATATGAGGAAAGTCAAGGATGATAAGGAAGAGCCAGAGAAGGAAATTAAAT CGCTGGATGAAGGTGACATAGCTCTTCTAAAGTCCTAT GGGCAAGGGCAATACACAAAGATCATCAAGGAAGTAGAGGAAGGCATTCAGACCGTGATGAAGAGGGTCAATGAACTCACGGGTATTAAGGAATCAGACACAGGGCTGGCTCCTCCGGCATTATGGGATCTTGCAGCTGATAAACAGACTTTACAGAATGAACAGCCATTGCAG GTGGCAAGGTGCACAAAGATCATCAATGCAGACTCAAATGATCCCAAATACATAATTAATGTGAAGCAGTTTGCCAAGTTTGTGGTGGATCTCGCAGACTCAGTCGCTCCCACAGATATTGAAGAGGGCATGAGGGTTGG GGTTGACCGTAACAAGTACCAGATCCACATCCCGTTGCCTCCGAAGATCGACCCGACAGTCACCATGATGCAGGTTGAAGAGAAGCCGGATGTGACTTACAGCGATGTTGGTGGGTGCAAGGAGCAAATTGAGAAGCTTAGGGAGGTCGTCGAGACCCCACTTTTGCAT CCCGAGAAATTCGTGAAGCTGGGTATTGAACCGCCTAAGGGAGTACTGCTGTTCGGCCCTCCCGGCACCGGCAAGACACTATGCGCTCGCGCTGTCGCTAACCGCACTGACGCTTGCTTCATCAGAGTTATTG GTTCGGAACTCGTCCAGAAATACGTGGGTGAGGGCGCACGTATGGTGCGCGAGCTGTTCGAAATGGCGCGCAGCAAGAAGGCCTGTCTTATATTCTTTGACGAAATCGACGCCATCGGAGGTGCTAG ATTTGACGATGGCGCCGGCGGCGACAACGAAGTGCAGAGAACCATGTTGGAGCTTATCAACCAGCTGGACGGCTTCGACCCTCGAGGCAACATCAAG GTCCTAATGGCGACTAACCGTCCGGACACGCTGGACCCGGCGCTCATGCGTCCGGGCCGCCTCGACCGCAAAGTCGAGTTCGGTCTGCCGGACCTCGAGGGCCGCGCACACATCTTCCGGATCCACGCGCGCTCCATGAGCGTGGAGAGGGATATACGGTTCGACCTGCTGGCCAGGCTGTGCCCTAACTCCACCGGGGCTGAAATTAG GTCGGTGTGCACCGAGGCGGGCATGTTCGCGATCCGCGCGCGCCGCAAGGTCGCCACCGAGAAGGACTTCCTTGAAGCCGTCAACAAGGTCATCAAGAGCTACGCCAAGTTCTCAGCCACCCCGCGTTACATGACCTACAACTAG